The Lynx canadensis isolate LIC74 chromosome A2, mLynCan4.pri.v2, whole genome shotgun sequence DNA segment GCAGTCATGGAAAGACTgtacagcaggggtggggcgtgctggaatctgacttcagctttttaaaaaaattttttttcaacgtttatttatttttgggacagagagagacagagcatgaacgggggaggggcagagagagagggagacacagaatcggaagcaggctccaggctccgagccaacagcccagagcccgacgcagggctcgaactcacagaccacgagatcgtgacctgagctgaaagtcggacgcttaaccgactgcgccacccaggcgcccctgacttcaGCTTTTTAAGTCCACCCTGGGCACTGCACAGAGAATGAAATGTAGGTGTGAGGCAGGTTACATTTTCCAAGGTGGCCACAGTATCTCCCAGCCCACATCCTGTTCACAAGGTCACCTTGACACATCGCCCACTGAGAGGAGTGGGGTCTATGAATCTGGCTCCAGAAGTGACACAACATGACACCCAAGGCTGGGTCAGGAAAGGTGATGCAGCATCTGTCCTGTTCACCTTCGGAGTCCTGGGTGGCCATGTGTGAAGTCTGGTCATCCTGAGTACTGACCTGCTGGGAAGAAGGCCAGACCGTAGGGAGAGGCCCACGTAGCAGCCCTAGTCCACAGCCTGTGAAGAGGTCCCAGCCCTCAGGACCTGTGAGTGACCTTGcctccagatgattccagccACGTCTGTTGAGTTCCCCCTGAACCATTGATTGAGTGGAAACAATCAATGTCAGCTCTGGCCTGCCAAAATCCCTTACCCACGGCACCTGTGACATAAAATGGCTTTCACACCActagttgggggggggtggcttgTTAAACATCAGTAGTAACCAGAATGGGGGGTGGGAAAGttaggtggaggagggaggcgcCCCGAGGGGCATCCAGGATACCAAAAAAGAGGAGATGTCATGGAAAGGAGAGAGGCCAGGGCTTGCACCAGGCTGGGGCagtagatggggggggggggggggggggataggagAGGAAATACGGGCAAGATGCGTTTTGAAGGTAAACCCAGAATGACGCGCTGTGTTCCATCACCAAAGCAGGGTGGGTAAGAGGGAAGACGAGGGCTGTGCCATGATAGTCCCAGGGGGAGCGAGGAAGGCAGCCTAGAGCCCCCATTCCCTCCCCACCCGGCCCGGGCGACTACATCTCCCAGCATCGCTCGCTCAGGCCgcgggaaggggaaaaaaaaaaaagtttgggccAAGCATTCCCGGAATGCGCTTCCTGCTGGCGCGGAgcggggggcgggcggggcggggagggcaggggggcggCGCGGCCGGAGCCCGGGGCGCGCACTCGGCCCGGCCCGGGCCCCAGCATGGCCGAGCCGCTCCTCAGGAAAACCTTCTCCCGCTTGCGGGGCCGGGAGAAACTTCCCCGGAAAAAGTCGGACGCGAAGGAGCGCGGTGAGCgcggcggggggggagggggacggcgGAGGAGGGGGCGCCGAACCCCGCCTGGcccgggagggtgggggggtcCTGGAGCCCCGAGGAGGGCCGGCTGCGGCGGCTAGGGGAGCCCCGCGGAGTCCCCTGCGGCCCGGGGTGGGGGACCAAGAGCGGGCAGGGGTCCTGGAAggaaggggctgggcagggggagagggggcgcGGACCGTTATGCGCACCCGGCCGGGGATGCCAGCGCTGCGGGCGCCTTAGGAGGCCCGGGAGGGGGGCCTCGCCCCTGACAGGAAATGGGGCCGAGAGCGAGCGCCTGGAGGGCGGAGGGGAGGAGGAGTTGGGAAGCTGGCAAACGGGCCCCAGTCAGGCCAGGCCGGGGACACTCTGCGCCCCTCCAGGATGGGAGATGGGTAGCGAAGTcctgcagaggagggagaggggcggtGCATCAACCCCAGTAGCCACCCGCCGGCCCCTTCCTACCTATTAACCAGTGACTGCAGCTGCACCCACCTtaggcagccccaggaaactgtCCCCTTTATgcaggaggggaaactgaggcacggagctGTTGGGTAATTTGACCAGAGCCAATGAGTTAAACAGCGCTTTGGACTATGCTGCTAATAGAGACCCCCGAGGCAGAGTCCAGGGTGTTGGAAATCAGAGTTGACCAGAGGGGGGACTCTACCAGCCAGAAGACAGGACCTTGAGGAATTGGGAGCTGCGTCGGACAGAAAGTCCCGGGAAGGAAGGTGTTAAAGGAGGGAGGCCTGAGGACTCCACATctgagctccccccccccccaccgccgccaaCCCTTCCCAAAGATTCCCAAGGCTCctagagcagagagaagggaccGGGGTGCCCACGCACAAACACAGACAGGAAACAGCCCAGGATGTCAGAGAGGGGAGGACGGTAGAACAGAGGAGAGGCCCCAAGACATTGACCATGGGGATCTGGACTGCGCTGAGAGACAGGGCCCACTCCAGGATAGGGAAAGAGTTTGGAAGACAAGGTCTTAagaggtggggggttgggggggggatgtTGCAGGAATGGGAGGACAGAGCACTAGCCGACGTGCCTGCTCCTGTCTTCCTAAGGAAGCAAGCCAGCGTTCACTGTGGGCTGTGTGCTTGACCGTAACCTGGATGCCTAGGAAGCATTCCCCACACCGAGCTCTCTGATGCCTCCCTGGAGGGGGGCATTGACTACcccccccatttcacagaaggccactgaggctcagagatggaaAGCAATTTGCCCAAAGCCACCCAGTAAGAAGGGACAGGAGCAGGGCTCCATGCCAGGGGTGGGAGGTAGAGCTGAAAATGCAGGGCCCAGGTCTGGAGAAACCCCACTGGACCCCTGAGGCTGaaaggcagagggacagaatcccattTGGGACCCCAGGAACTAAGAGGGGGTGGGCTGTAAGCTGGCAACCAGTGAGACTGCTGGCCTGTGCCCGCCCATTCCAAACAAACAAGTGGAGTGAATGCCAGAGCCGCGTgcaccccagccctggcccctgcTGGAGAAAGAGCTCTTCGCTGGGGCTGCACTGGGGGCAGCAGGCGGTAGCTGGGTGTCactccccttgctctctgccaggCCGGCCAGCCCAGCGCCCGGAGCCCAGTCCTCCAGAGCCAGAGCCCCACGCCCCCGAAAAGTcccaggctggggcagagggCCCCCCTAGCCCCGAGGCATCCCGGAGCCCAGCTCGGGGGGCCTacctgcagagcctggagcccagcagCCGCCGATGGGTGCTGGGTGGGGCCAAGCCACCAGAAGAGGCTGCTTTGGGGCCCAGGGTGCCCGGCAGCGGGGAGCCCGCGGGTGAGATCTGGTACAACCCTATCCCTGAGGAAGACTCCAGACCCCTGGCACCTGAGCCCCCGGGGCCACAGCCAGGCTCAGCGGAGCCAGAGGGCCCAGCCTCGCAAGGTGAGCACAAGCCTCAGACCTCCGGCCCCCCAAGATGACCACAAGCCTCACCCCGGTCCCAAGCCCAGGCTTCTGACCCCTGAGGTATGCTGTTCCCCAGGCGCGGCCCCTGCCAGCCCCCCAGCCAAAGCCTCCCGCACGAAGTCCCCCGGCCCAGCCAGGCGCCTCTCCATGAAGATGAAGAAGCTGCCTGACCTTCGGCGCCGCCTGAGCCTGCGGGGCACCCGGGCGGGCCGCGAGCGAGAGAGGGCCGCCCCCGAGGGCTCCGTCATCAGCCGCTACCACCTGGACAGCAGTGTGGGGGCCCCTGGCCGGGcggcaggggctggggccacaCGGGGCCCTCGGGCCGGTTACCTCAGTGACGGGGACTCTCCGGAGCGCCCAGCGGGGCCCCCATCGCCCACTGCCTTCCGGCCCTACGAGGCGGGCCCCCCAGCCCGAGCGCCGCCCGCCGCACTCTGGGGCCGCCTCAGCCTACACTTGTACGGGCTGGGGGGGCTGCGGCCGGCACCTGGGGCCACCCCCAGAGACCTGTGCTGCCTACTGCAGGTGGATGGGGTGGCCCGGGCCCGAACGGGGCCGCTGAGGGGGGGGGCCCGACTTCCTGCGGCTGGACCACACCTTCCACCTGGAGCTCGAGGCTGCCCGGCTGCTGCGGGCCCTGGTGCTGGCATGGGACCCCGGTGTTCGGCGACACCGGCCCTGTGCCCAGGGCACTGTGCTGCTACCCACGGTCTTCCGAGGTAGGATACGTGGCCGCAAGGGAAAAGCGGTTGGCGCAGGACTCGGCTCCCCTTTTCCCCCAGAGTGTCCGGGGCCTGGGGGGTGGCTTGGAGTAGGGGGCCAGGGCACAGGAGCCTGTGGGGGCAGACCCCACAGGCCTCCTTGTGTCTTCAGGGTGCCAGGCCCAGCAACTGGCCGTGCGCCTGGAGCCCCAGGGGCTGCTGTATGCCAAGCTGACCCTGTCAGAGCAGCAGGAAGCACCAGGCACAGCTGAGCCCCGCGTCTTTGGGCTGCCCCTGCCGCTGCTGGTGGAGCGGGAACAGCCCcccggccaggtgcccctcatcatcCAGAAGTGCGTTGGGCAGATCGAGCGCCGAGGGCTGCGGGTGAGCCCCTTGCCCCATCCCAGCTGGCCCCCAGACCTCAGGCCTACACCCCCAGGACGCCCCGCGTACAGAGGCCAGGCCTTCCCCACACGTGCACCCTGCCTGGGACACTGCTAGCTCCAATCCCAGCTTAGACAAGGGCAGAAGGCTCCCCTAGACCATAGCACCCAACCCAGAACCCAGGGTCCCAGACCttctggagctcagagcctgatgggagAAAAGACACGATCCCCGAAACTCACAAGTGTAAAACTTTGGCTGGGACAagaggggagaagcagggagagagcaggTCCTTAAAGCAGAAAAGACTCCCCAGAGGAGGTGACAAGTGACCTGAGGACAAGTGAGCCAAGCAGAGGGCTTACGCGGCCAGCTTGTTCAGGGAGCCATGGTGGGGACACCACGACAGGTGTCAGAGGGGCAGGAAGGCAGCTGGTAAAGCTGCAGCCAGCCCCCAAGCCCTCAGCCCACTGCCACCCTGACCCGGGCCTCCAGCCCTCAGCCCACCCGGCCCTCATCAGTTTGTAGCACTGGCAAGAAGACATCTCTCTGCGCCCACCCCCAGGTAGTGGGGCTCTACCGCCTGTGTGGCTCGGCAGCTGTCAAGAAAGAACTTCGGGATGCCTTTGAGCGGGACAGTGCAGCCGTCTGCCTCTCCGAGGACCTGTATCCCGATATCAATGTCATCACTGGTCAGCATGCCCCTGCCTACCCCCGCCTGCTTCCCATTCAACCTTCACCTCAAGGGAGTCCCTGTGGTCCCTCTGGGACCTCAcccttttctctctggctttgttttcatcttcctgtgcctgccctcctcttccccctcccagccccagctgaCCCCTCCAGACTCAGAAGCCAGGGGTGCCCTGACCAGAGTGGGCCCTGTGTCCACAGGCATCCTCAAGGATTATCTTCGGGAGTTGCCCACCCCGCTCATCACCCAGCCCCTCTATCAGGTGGTGCTGGAAGCCATGGCCCGAGGACCCCCAAGCAGGGCGCCCTCCAGCACTGAGGGCACCCGTGGGCTCCTCAACTGCCTGCCGGATGTGGAGAGGGTGAGTTGGGCCTGGTGGGAGTGGGCAGGACTCATAGCGGGCTGACACCAGTAGAGTGTTTCATCCACACCTGAGCCCATGATGTGCACGAGCATGTGGCTATTAGGTGCTATCAGAATCCCCACTTCATAGCTATGGAAACCTAGGCCCAGAGCAGTTGAGTGAgttgcccaaggttgcacagccaGAACATCACAAAAATGGAGGCTCTGAATACAGGTCTGTCAACCTACCAGAAGGGAAGTTCCTGGCTGTGGAATCCTAGAGAAGTCCCAACCCTCTGTGCCTCAAtaccctcatctgtaaaatggaattaatgcTAGCCCTGACTAACACACAGAGGAGTGGGTTCAAATCCAAGCTCTGCCATTCCAAAACTAAGTTACCTTTGTCCTCAGTCTCCCTTCCAGCAAAATGGGATCATAATAGTAGTATCGAAGCGTTAGCTCGGCCATCAACCAGCTATGAGATCTTGAGTTTCCCCACTCCGGGCCGCGTTcgtctacccccccccccccccccccaccaggtgtGACAGGGGACCAGTCAGCCTCACGATTCCCAACCTTCTTCTCTCAGGCCACGCTGACGCTTCTCCTGGACCACCTGCGCCTCGTCTCCTCCTTCCACGCCCACAATCGCATGACCCCGCAGAACCTGGCCGTATGCTTCGGTCCCGTGCTGCTACCGGCGCGCCAGTCACCCGCCAGGCCCCGCATCCGGAGCTCTGGCCCGGGCCCCACCAACGCTGTGGACTTCAAGCGCCACATCGAGGTGCTGCACTACCTGCTGCAGGCCTGGCCAGGTGAGCCCGCCTCCGGCCCTCACCACCAATCAAGGCCAGGCCGCCGCAGCGGCGCTTTCTCGGGCGACGAATCAGAGTCTCGAGCTTCAGGCATGCCACGCCCCTCACCAGGGTAAACCGGTACCTGGTAGCCCCGGCAACCCGTCCAGCTAGAGCCAATCCAAGCTTGACGCGGTCAGAGGCCCTGCCTCTTGACACGCCCTTCAGAGGGCCGGTTGCCTAAGCAACCAGTTCTAGCTCCGCCAGTGAACTCGCGATGCGGTTGCAGGGCTTTTCTTTCGTCAGGGCCATCAGGGGCCTGGTTACCTGGGCAGCCAATCAGAGGTCGGGCTTCTCGCGTGGCGCGTGACGCCGTCACGAGCCCCGCTCTCCCTCCGCAGATCCCCGCAGGCCCCCGGAGCCTCCGGACGTCGCCCCGTACGTGCGCCCCAAACGGCAGCCGTCGCTGCACTTGCCACTCGCCAGCCCCGAGGTGGTGACTCGGCCCCGCGGCCGGGGCGGCCCCGAAAGCCCCCCGAGTAACCGCTACGCGGGTGACTGGAGCGTTTGCGGGCGGGACTTCCTGCCGTGCGGGCGGGACTTTTTGTCCGGTCCGGACTACGAGCACGTGACGGGCAGCTGCAgcgaggacgaggacgaggacgcGGGCGAGCCGGCGGGCGCCACTGACTTCGACGATGACTTCGAGGCGCCCTTCAACCCGCACCTGAACCTCAAAGACTTCGACGCCCTCATCCTGGACCTGGAGAGAGAGCTCTCCAAGCAGATAAACGTGTGCCTCTGAGCCGGGCGGGGCGGGACCCCGGTCACTGGGGCCCCGGGCTCCTGGCTGCTGAGGCCGTGCTCCATCCAGCCCCTGAAGGGACCAGACCGGTCACTCAGGCCCTGGTCCCGGCTGCTGGGGGGTTGCCTAGTGACCACCCAGCCCGTTGCTGAGAATCATTCCTCGTTTCCAGTGCTCGCTATTGGGGCATTGGTTGCATAGGCTGGGACTGGGGATTTTCGGGACCAGCCGTCGTGGCCATCTTTTCTGAGTACCAAGGGCTTTTCCCCTTGCTGCCAAAGGCACTTCTCCCGCTTGCTGGGCTGGCCTCTCTTGCCTCCCCTTAGCCAGGGAAACACCAGTTACTGTGAGCATCACCCCAGGGTGGTGAGAcactccccgccccacccccacccatgccCCGCGCCAATCCTCTTGCTGCTGCCAACCAATTCAGTATTAGCTTTAAGCACTGcactctgcttctcccctccgCGGAGGGCCCAAGGACTATGGTGAAGTGCTgtttggggcagggtgggggaaagCCCCTATCTGGGCTCTGGCTGGATAGGAGCAGCTGGGGGCTTTTAGAAAAATAGCTGGTTTCCCCACCCTCTCTTCCAGGGAAAGCCCCGTGATTGCCTCAAACCAGGAAACGGAGATAGCAGAGcctggcccttcccctcccccattcttccTCCACATCCCTGAAGAAACTGAGCACTTACAAGACCTCCCTGTGGAGGGGCCCCACCTGAAATGTCAGGCTGGGGGCACTTTGGTACGGAACATATTTATTGCCTccgtgcgtgtgtgtctgtgtgtgaggaCTAGTGTGCATGGGTGGACACGTCTGGAGCAGGCATATGGGGCTTTTTCAGGGACCTCTGAGAGGGAAAGAGTTCGCAGTGGCCAGACACCCTAAAATCCCCAGTAATGGAGCCACAGTGGGCCCCAGAGCTCCAATGGGAGAGTAGGGTCCCCTCCtgtctcccccaccttccctcacTCCCATCTTTGTGGACAAATAAATCAATATGCACACGTTCTGGGATGAGTACTTGGGCCCACACGGACCAGAAGTGGTTTATTAAGcgtggaagagaggaagggagaaaagggcagTTGTCCCTCGCAGAGAAAAAAAGCCCAGGAGCTCCCGGGTGCTGCCACGGAGCTTCTCTGAGCTCTGACCCCTGCAGCCCCACCCTGTCTTCTTGGAGGGCTGTGGAGTCAGTGGACCTCATAGGCCAGGTCCAGGTAGGCAAGGATGAGGCTCTCAACCAGCTAGGTACAGtccaggggtgggaagggagccAAGGGTACTGACCCTACACAGCAATGGAGCCATCTCGGAAGTCTGTCCTCCCAATGAGGATGTTGACCACAACCGGGTGGCCATCTCGGCACTGCTGTTGAGCATCACGAAGCACCTCGACCACCTGATCTTTCTCCCGGGAGAGCAGCAAGCCCTGGGCCCCAAGTCCCATGGCTGCCCTGTGATAATCTGAAAGGAGAAGTCCAGTCAGATGGTGGCAGGGACCCAGCCCGCCATGCAGTCAGCCCAGGAGAGGAACGCATGCCCATCCATCCGGGCCTGAAACAGCTTCCCCCCCATCTCCAGCCTGCCCAGGCCCCTCACCGGTGTAAGCCAGGCCACAGGCCACATTGCTGCCCAGACAGGGCACCTGCTCCCGAGAGATCTGGGTCCAGCCAGCATCATTCCCCACCAAGGCAATCACTGGGATCTGCAAGGAGAGGGCGAGGCCAGCCCACAGCCTTCAGTTTCAAGGCTTGGCCAACCAGAGGGCAAAGACAGGGACAGGCAGAAGCAGCTCCCTCCCTATCCTGGCCCATCCTGACAGCTCCCAGGACTCCAAGCCCTCAGCGTCCCTCGGGCAGCCCAGTCACCTTGTGTCTCACAAAGGTGTCAAATTCAATGAGGCTATAGccaaaggctccatctccaaacAGGCACCACACCTGGGCAGGGAACAAGGCTGCTTGAGTACCTCACTACCCAGGACACGGCAAGCCTCCTGCCTCCAGCGTCCTGACTCACCTCGGC contains these protein-coding regions:
- the SYDE1 gene encoding LOW QUALITY PROTEIN: rho GTPase-activating protein SYDE1 (The sequence of the model RefSeq protein was modified relative to this genomic sequence to represent the inferred CDS: deleted 1 base in 1 codon) translates to MAEPLLRKTFSRLRGREKLPRKKSDAKERGRPAQRPEPSPPEPEPHAPEKSQAGAEGPPSPEASRSPARGAYLQSLEPSSRRWVLGGAKPPEEAALGPRVPGSGEPAGEIWYNPIPEEDSRPLAPEPPGPQPGSAEPEGPASQGAAPASPPAKASRTKSPGPARRLSMKMKKLPDLRRRLSLRGTRAGRERERAAPEGSVISRYHLDSSVGAPGRAAGAGATRGPRAGYLSDGDSPERPAGPPSPTAFRPYEAGPPARAPPAALWGRLSLHLYGLGGLRPAPGATPRDLCCLLQVDGVARARTGPLRGGPDFLRLDHTFHLELEAARLLRALVLAWDPGVRRHRPCAQGTVLLPTVFRGCQAQQLAVRLEPQGLLYAKLTLSEQQEAPGTAEPRVFGLPLPLLVEREQPPGQVPLIIQKCVGQIERRGLRVVGLYRLCGSAAVKKELRDAFERDSAAVCLSEDLYPDINVITGILKDYLRELPTPLITQPLYQVVLEAMARGPPSRAPSSTEGTRGLLNCLPDVERATLTLLLDHLRLVSSFHAHNRMTPQNLAVCFGPVLLPARQSPARPRIRSSGPGPTNAVDFKRHIEVLHYLLQAWPDPRRPPEPPDVAPYVRPKRQPSLHLPLASPEVVTRPRGRGGPESPPSNRYAGDWSVCGRDFLPCGRDFLSGPDYEHVTGSCSEDEDEDAGEPAGATDFDDDFEAPFNPHLNLKDFDALILDLERELSKQINVCL